In Musa acuminata AAA Group cultivar baxijiao chromosome BXJ3-9, Cavendish_Baxijiao_AAA, whole genome shotgun sequence, a single genomic region encodes these proteins:
- the LOC103997965 gene encoding O-fucosyltransferase 7 has translation MQRRRVRPRRVTVMRLLLTIAVGTVFLVALLAVQVSRSSSYSSSSSPGAYKLPKRHEIGYGSWRSEHKWVQETVPPQLSKASAAHHQWDSTSQETTEEFEKLWKPPSDRGFVPCTKPSSSYSPPGESRGYLLVSTNGGLNQMRAGISDMVAVVRIINATLVIPKLDKSSFWQDSSNFSDVFDEDHFIHSLANDVKIVKKLPKELAASTKIVKYFKSWSGVEYYQDEISRLWNDNKVIRAAKSDSRLANNNLSSEIQKLRCRVFYESLRFAPSIEALGKLLVERMRSYGPFIALHLRFEKDILAFSGCTYGFSPHEANELTKIRENTPYWKVKDIDPMQQRSKGHCPLTPKEVGIFLSALGYPSSTPIYIAAGDIYGGDSHMADLQSRFPILMSKEKLASAEELDPFRPYASQMAALDYIVSVESDVFVSSYLGNMARAVEGHRRFLGHRKTITPDRKSLVHLIDKIDRGSLKEGKKLSNMILEAHKGRQGSPRKRKGPISGTRGKERFRSEEAFYENPLPDCLCRSESDDTTGHHHLVTT, from the exons atgcagagGCGCAGGGTGCGGCCGAGAAGGGTGACCGTCATGCGGTTGCTGCTGACCATCGCCGTCGGCACCGTCTTCCTGGTGGCGCTGCTGGCCGTGCAAGTGTCCCGTTCGTCCTCctactcctcctcgtcctccccgGGTGCTTACAAGCTCCCCAAG AGGCATGAGATTGGGTATGGAAGCTGGCGTTCCGAGCACAAATGGGTGCAAGAAACGGTTCCTCCTCAACTCTCGAAGGCGTCGGCTGCTCATCATCAG TGGGATAGCACGAGCCAGGAGACGACGGAGGAATTCGAGAAGCTGTGGAAGCCTCCATCAGATCGCGGCTTTGTGCCTTGCACTAAACCCAGCTCATCTTATTCAC CTCCTGGAGAGTCAAGAGGTTACCTGTTAGTGAGCACCAATGGTGGGTTGAACCAGATGAGGGCAGGG ATCTCTGACATGGTAGCAGTTGTGCGGATTATCAATGCCACTCTCGTGATTCCAAAACTCGATAAGAGCTCATTTTGGCAAGATTCTAG CAATTTTTCGGATGTCTTTGACGAAGATCACTTTATACATTCTTTGGCAAATGATGTGAAAATCGTGAAGAAACTACCAAAGGAGCTTGCTGCATCTACCAAAATAGTGAAATATTTTAAGAGCTGGTCTGGTGTAGAATATTACCAGGATGAGATATCTCGATTATGGAATGATAATAAG GTTATTCGAGCTGCTAAATCAGATTCTCGTCTTGCTAACAACAATTTGTCCTCTGAGATACAGAAGCTCCGTTGCCGAGTTTTCTACGAGTCTCTTCGTTTCGCCCCTAGCATTGAGGCACTAGGAAAA TTGTTGGTTGAGAGAATGAGATCATATGGTCCATTTATTGCTCTGCACTTACGTTTCGAGAAGGACATACTTGCTTTTAGTGGTTGTACATATGGTTTCAGTCCTCATGAAGCTAATGAGCTAACCAAAATTAG AGAAAACACACCATACTGGAAGGTGAAAGACATTGACCCCATGCAACAGAGATCCAAAGGTCACTGTCCCCTTACGCCAAAAGAGGTTGGAATTTTCCTTTCTGCTCTAGGATATCCATCAAGTACTCCAATATATATTGCAGCTGGTGATATATATGGAGGTGATTCACATATGGCTGATCTCCAATCCCGGTTTCCGATACTAATGAGCAAG GAAAAGTTAGCTTCAGCAGAAGAGCTTGATCCTTTTAGACCATATGCATCTCAAATGGCAGCATTGGATTACATTGTCTCAGTGGAAAGCGATGTTTTCGTTTCATCATACCTGGGAAACATGGCAAGGGCGGTCGAGGGTCACCGTCGTTTCTTGGGCCACCGAAAAACCATCACTCCCGATAG GAAATCACTTGTTCATTTGATTGATAAGATCGATCGTGGATCGCTCAAAGAAGGAAAAAAGCTATCAAACATGATTCTTGAAGCCCACAAAGGAAG ACAAGGGTCACCTCGCAAGAGAAAAGGTCCCATCTCTGGAACAAGAGGAAAAGAAAGATTTCGGTCCGAAGAAGCATTCTACGAGAATCCTCTGCCGGACTGCTTGTGCCGGTCGGAATCGGACGACACCACCGGTCATCATCATCTTGTTACCACGTGA
- the LOC135649336 gene encoding homeobox-leucine zipper protein HOX4-like, giving the protein MKRRIADWGCLMPICPSEENSESMVEDDEAAVQGEKKRRLSAAQVRALERSFEVENKLEPERKLRLAQQLGLQPRQVAVWFQNRRARCKTKQLERDYAALEANYDALRLDYDSLRRDKESLLTQIGELKAKLSSGEQRLSFSSVKKEPVISEAETKAAPPSSSEKDPAALFYKDGSSESDSSAVLNDENIPRRGKPSSMDAVRPLPTAAETISAPLFLDPDHLSGAIKEEGFLHHQHHHMLMMEEEEPFISFFSDDQPPILNWCSDDWN; this is encoded by the exons ATGAAGAGGCGCATCGCAGATTGGGGGTGTCTCATGCCGATCTGCCCATCTG AGGAGAACAGCGAGTCCATGGTGGAAGATGATGAGGCGGCGGTACAAGGAGAGAAGAAGCGGCGGCTGAGCGCGGCGCAGGTGAGAGCTCTGGAGAGGAGCTTCGAGGTGGAGAACAAGCTGGAACCGGAGCGGAAGCTGAGGCTGGCACAACAGCTGGGCCTCCAGCCGCGGCAGGTGGCCGTCTGGTTCCAGAACCGCCGGGCCCGGTGCAAGACCAAGCAGCTGGAGCGCGACTACGCCGCCCTCGAGGCCAACTACGACGCGCTCCGCCTCGACTACGATTCGCTCCGCCGCGACAAGGAGTCTCTCCTCACCCAG ATCGGAGAGCTCAAGGCCAAGTTGTCGTCGGGGGAGCAGCGCCTCAGCTTCTCCTCCGTGAAGAAAGAGCCGGTGATCTCCGAAGCCGAGACCAAGGCCGCGCCGCCCTCGTCGTCAGAAAAGGATCCCGCGGCTCTGTTCTACAAGGACGGATCGTCCGAAAGCGACTCCAGCGCCGTCCTCAACGACGAAAACATCCCTCGACGGGGGAAGCCCTCGTCGATGGACGCGGTGCGGCCGCTGCCTACGGCTGCTGAGACAATTTCCGCGCCACTTTTTCTTGATCCGGATCATCTCTCTGGCGCCATCAAGGAGGAAGGATTCCTGCACCATCAACATCACCACATGTTgatgatggaggaggaggaaCCGTTCATCAGCTTCTTCTCCGACGACCAGCCGCCCATTCTCAACTGGTGCTCCGACGACTGGAATTAG